A single Streptomyces sp. Edi2 DNA region contains:
- a CDS encoding DUF397 domain-containing protein, which produces MRTTLDLSHVEWVKSSYSEGNGGQCVEWAPAFAAAGVVPIRDSKAPHGPALTFETAAWSSFVAGVKDGEFPT; this is translated from the coding sequence ATGAGGACCACCCTGGACCTGTCCCACGTGGAATGGGTCAAGAGCAGCTACAGCGAAGGGAACGGCGGCCAGTGCGTCGAATGGGCCCCCGCGTTCGCAGCCGCCGGCGTCGTCCCCATTCGTGACAGCAAGGCTCCGCACGGCCCTGCGCTCACGTTCGAGACTGCCGCTTGGTCGTCGTTCGTCGCCGGCGTCAAGGACGGAGAGTTCCCTACCTGA
- the tgmA gene encoding putative ATP-grasp-modified RiPP: MSTTQTLAHPREAFPLAPEGGRVPHSAEHPSGPTSRPWILRYAQTPDATQATPLPAALYDEELQLSVGVDTDLLPFMQTHNPTIPDGSTTNPPPLDEGPKD; this comes from the coding sequence ATGAGCACCACACAGACCCTGGCCCACCCCCGCGAGGCGTTCCCCCTGGCACCCGAAGGTGGGCGCGTCCCCCACAGTGCTGAGCACCCATCCGGGCCGACAAGCCGCCCGTGGATCCTCCGCTACGCCCAGACGCCCGACGCCACACAGGCCACCCCGCTCCCCGCTGCCCTCTATGACGAGGAACTGCAACTCTCCGTCGGCGTCGACACCGACCTCCTGCCGTTCATGCAGACGCACAACCCGACCATTCCGGATGGCAGCACCACCAACCCCCCGCCCCTCGACGAGGGCCCGAAGGACTGA
- the tgmB gene encoding ATP-grasp ribosomal peptide maturase — protein MPSILVVAAREDWPTDRVVKTLTDRGATVFRIDAADFPQEVTLAGYIGNAHGWGGRLRTSQRELDLLDVSACYFRAPNPFRLSPDMSEPERRFAAAQARAGFGGILTALSCRWVNHPSAMSRAEYKPVQLAAARQAGLSIPPTLITNNPDEVRAFARDIPGPIICKPVASPVFIEADELKTVYTRRLTEHDLDDLGGIETTAHLFQAWADKAHEVRLTVVGERMFAAEVHATSQKAHDDWRSDYKSLKYTSTEVPVDIKYKVRGLMEDLGLSFAALDFVVSPSGTWTFLEANPCGQWDWIEHATGLPIADAIADELQGVTA, from the coding sequence GTGCCCAGCATCCTCGTTGTTGCCGCACGCGAAGACTGGCCAACCGATCGCGTCGTCAAGACACTGACCGATCGAGGGGCGACCGTCTTCCGCATCGATGCCGCGGACTTCCCGCAAGAGGTCACGCTCGCCGGATACATCGGCAACGCGCACGGCTGGGGTGGCCGACTGCGGACCTCACAGCGGGAATTAGACCTCCTCGACGTCTCGGCCTGCTACTTCCGCGCGCCCAACCCGTTCCGTCTCTCGCCCGACATGTCCGAGCCCGAGCGCCGGTTCGCCGCCGCACAGGCACGCGCCGGCTTCGGCGGCATCCTCACAGCGCTCAGCTGCCGATGGGTCAACCACCCGTCAGCCATGTCACGCGCCGAGTACAAGCCCGTGCAACTCGCCGCGGCGCGACAGGCCGGCCTCTCCATCCCACCAACCCTGATCACCAACAACCCCGATGAAGTACGGGCGTTCGCACGCGACATCCCCGGCCCGATCATCTGCAAGCCGGTCGCATCGCCCGTCTTCATCGAGGCCGACGAACTCAAGACCGTCTACACCCGGCGCCTCACTGAACACGACCTCGACGACCTAGGAGGCATCGAAACGACGGCCCACCTGTTTCAGGCATGGGCGGACAAGGCGCATGAGGTGCGCCTGACCGTGGTCGGCGAGCGCATGTTCGCCGCCGAGGTTCACGCCACCAGCCAAAAGGCACACGACGACTGGCGCAGCGACTACAAGTCGCTCAAATACACGTCTACCGAGGTCCCGGTAGACATCAAATACAAGGTGCGAGGGCTCATGGAAGACCTCGGCCTAAGCTTCGCCGCCCTCGATTTCGTCGTCTCACCGTCGGGTACGTGGACGTTCCTGGAAGCCAACCCCTGTGGGCAATGGGACTGGATCGAACACGCCACCGGTCTACCCATCGCCGACGCCATCGCCGACGAGCTACAAGGAGTAACCGCGTGA